The following proteins are co-located in the Solanum pennellii chromosome 1, SPENNV200 genome:
- the LOC114075589 gene encoding glu S.griseus protease inhibitor-like: MSTAGCSSACKVTGKSSWPELMGSNVAKAVSVIQNENPSVHVKVLNISKSIPLPVDCARVVVFVDDTNKVALPPVIC, from the exons ATGAGTACCGCTGGTTGTTCTTCCGCATGCAAGGTTACTG GTAAGTCATCGTGGCCGGAGCTAATGGGAAGCAATGTGGCTAAAGCAGTGAGTGTAATTCAGAATGAGAACCCAAGTGTTCATGTTAAGGTGTTGAACATTTCTAAGTCAATTCCATTGCCAGTGGATTGTGCTCGTGTCGTTGTTTTTGTTGATGACACCAACAAGGTTGCTCTCCCACCTGTTATTTGTTGA
- the LOC107031498 gene encoding uncharacterized protein LOC107031498 — MALANTQVFLFLIEFSFTFVLSMANFNYTWAGGMKWNKTNCPYANNHPNATQTSNKFNVGGSENWHYGFDYMDWARKNGPFFVNDTLVFKYDAPSPNGGFPHSVYLLPNYWSFIKCDLRRAKRIANPNQGVGEGFEFVLKKSQPYYFACGEHGGIHCNNGTMKFVVMPLKHWTF, encoded by the exons ATGGCTTTGGCTAATACACaagtatttttgtttcttatagAGTTTTCCTTCACGTTTGTTCTTAGTATGGCAAACTTTAACTACACTTGGGCCGGAGGAATGAAGTGGAACAAAACTAATTGCCCTTATGCTAATAATCACCCAAATGCTACTCAAACTTCGAATAAATTCAACGTTGGTGGTTCCGAAAATTGGCATTATGGCTTCGATTATATGGATTGGGCTCGCAAGAATGGCCCTTTCTTCGTAAATGATACATTAG TTTTCAAGTATGATGCACCAAGCCCAAATGGAGGATTTCCACATAGTGTATACTTATTACCAAACTATTGGAGCTTTATCAAGTGCGACTTAAGAAGAGCTAAGAGGATAGCAAATCCAAACCAAGGTGTTGGTGAAGGATTCGAGTTTGTGTTGAAGAAATCACAACCCTACTATTTTGCTTGTGGAGAACATGGAGGCATACATTGCAACAATGGTACCATGAAGTTTGTTGTCATGCCACTCAAACATTGGACTTTCTAA